gttgtgtgatattaacgtttgaacttcgttgagttattgatatattgttattgttttcactatttcgagtgttactatattgtgattgcattaacgtttgagcaaggttgagttatttattctttgcgctttataatccggtgcgccgtatatattaaagattaaagattaagattaaagtcccaatgatcgtcacacacacacctgggtgtggtgaaatttgtcctctgcatttaacccatccccgtgtgattttaatccatcccctgggggagaggggagcagtgagcagcagcggtgccgcgctcgggaatcagttggtgatctaaccccccaattccaacccttaatgctgagtgccaagcagggaggcaatgggtcccatttttatagtctttggtatgacccggccggggtttgaacccacaaccttccagtctcagggcggacactctaccactaggccactgagctggacaaagttttaaaatagcccattcattgaaggtgcgccttataatccggtgcgccttatagtgcggaaaatacggtagaggttttgcatgaaaatattttacactAATCATGTACTACTTTCCTCtgtattttgttcatttcttcCGCAGCTCTCTCACCAGGCACAGGTGAGTggctttgcatttttttattgtattctaTTCATCCAGCCCTTTTCTGCTTCACTTTTTTGAATCATGTCTCTTTTGGTTCAAAACAGAGAATAATCAAAGTCGCTTGCACGTGTGTGATGCTGCACGTGGCTCTCGACTCTTTTATTTGCAGAGTATCTGCGCAGCATTTCCCTGCCAGTGCCTGTAGTGGTCGaggacaccagcagcagcagcgagtATGGCTCCGTCTCCCCTGACAACGACCTCAACACCAACCCCTTCAACTTTAAGCCCAGCCTCAAGTGCTACAGCGAGCGAGATGTCAAAGGGCCCCGATCGCTCTTCCTCAGGTACCATGAGTCACGCCACATTGTTGTCGCTGGCTATTATATCTCAAAATACACAACTATCAATTTGTTTGCTCTTTCAGCATCCCAGTTGAGAATTTCGAGGACCACAGTGCCCCTCCATCTCCCGAAGAGAAGGATTCAGGTTTCTTTATGCTGAGGAAAGACAGCGAGAGGCGAGCCACTTTGCACCGCATCCTGACCGAGGACCAGGACAAGGTGGTGGCCAACCTAATGGAAGCCCTCTCACAGGTTAGTTAAGaaattaccatattttccgcactataaggcgcacctaaaaacctccaattttctcaagtgcgccttatatatggaccaatatggatttgtGGATGAGGACAAACTTATTAAAgaaagctttacgtgtttattttatgtgttgtgtgatattaacgtttgagcaacgttgtgttattgatatattgttattttttcactatttcgagtgttactatattgtgattgcatttacGTTTGAGCaatgttgagttatttattctatgcgctttataatccggtgcgccttatatatggacaaagttttaaaatgggccattcattgaaggtgcgctttataatccggtgcgctttatagtgtggaaaatacggtagacgCACACTTGTAAAATAATACTGATGACTAAGTCACACTGCTCCGGATATTTCATTGAACCTGCAGGGATcggaggaaatgaaaatgaaacctCAGCACATTTCCACCCTGGTGGTCAGCCTGGCCGACTTTGTCCGAGTGGCTGACAGGAAAATCATCGCCCGCACGCTGTCTCAACTCAAACTGGAGCTGGACTTTGACAGCACGGCCATAAATCAGCTGCAGGTCGTACTCTTTGGCTTCCAGGATGCTGTAAGTAGCAGAAACACGATGAGAGGAATTACTCCAAGGACTCCATTTtaattgttgtcatttttacatGAGCAGCCTTTCATGTTTCAGCCTTGACGTCAGACCAGTATAATGATTAAAAACTCTGTAAGGGCGGCAATAAAAAGGGTAATCTGTCAAAAATAATGATGGCATATCTAAGGAAAGGTCTTTCTGCTTTGCCTCTTATAAATACAGTACTGCCTGATCAGTTTTAGTGtctttaataaattaaagaagAATGTCAAACTGGCCCTTGCAGCCTGCTTTAGTTTCTTTTTACAAAGGAAAATGATAGGACACCACTATTATGAAGATTCAGCATTGCGTAATCCTGCAATATGTTGGTGCTCTAGTGCCCCCTGTtggttgaaagaaaaatgacagcagAAAGAAAACTGGTAGCTTATTAGTGAATTTTTTTACAGGTGAACAAAGTCTTGCGAAACCACAACATCAAGCCTCACTGGATGTTTGCCCTGGACAACATCATCCGAAAAGCAGTGCAGATCGCCATCACCATCTTGGTGCCAGGTAACAACATCTAAGAATTCATTTGTCCTATTAGGCCTGACCTGCCTCGTTTTATAGAATATCTGGAGTCAGTTTGACTTCGGAGACTCGTCATAATCAAAACTGCGGTCGATCTGGTTTAactggttgttgtttttttcaagccccctctcttctgtGCTGTGCCTGGACTTGCAGGGAAGAGCAGTTTTTCTGCCGAGGTTTACATAATAGTCTGCAAAAGCAGCGTGAAATCCCCTGAATGTCCtcacattttggtttgagCAGTTTGGTTCGCTTCCTCTGTCTCAATCGTAGGCTTGAGTTCAAAACGTGACCGTTTTGAAGGTATCGGGTACTCGTGGAGGCTGCCGATACCAGTCACCAATACTCGCACTAGTATTggtctgggaaaaaaagtgctgtgGAACATTCCGACTAAAATACTGTAAACTGTGTGCATTTATGTTCAGAGCTGAGGCCTCACTTCAGTCTGACCTCCGAGAGCGACGCACCTGACCACGAAGACGCCGATGACGAGGAAACTGAGAGAAACCCGGCGCACCAAAGACAGGTCTCCAGTCAAGATGAAACTGTGGTTACTTCGGGGGTCAGTACGCTCAACTCCACTGTCTCCCACGAATCCCGTAACGCACAACATTCCGTGAGCATGGAGCTAGGCAGGATGAAGCTGGAGACCAACAGGTTGCAATCTTCTGAGATTATGAACGTGTCTTTTCTTATGCATACTGATGTTTCCTCTTATTTGTGTGATTTCAGGTTGCTGGAACAGCTCCTGGAGAAGGAGAGAGAATATCAGGCCATCCTTCAGCAAGTTCTGGAGGAACGAGAGCAGGAGATCAAACTACTGCAACTGCGATCTCACACTACAGGTAGTCTTCTGACATGTGGTATGAATAAAATAGATTCATAGAAAAACTTTCATCTCCAGCAAACATCCCCACGCTGACGTGTGGTCCAGAAACGGATCAACCTGCCAAAAAATGTGAAGAGAAAGAGCTGAGCAGCTGGCTGAGGCTTTATGGTGCAGACCAGGACTCCATAGATTTGGTGTGGATCAGATTCTGCCTTTATGGAATTTGAAGCTTATTTTCTTGTGCTTCTGTTATAActtcatgattttatttttctttagatCCTCAGTGAGGAATACACACTGAATGACATCCTCCATGATGTCACAAGAGAAGATCTGAAGAGTCTCAGACTGAGGTAGGGCACCAGTTCATCCATTAATCCTGCAACAAATGCTACTAATATTATCCAAGGTAATTTCTGTAAACTGATTTCTGTAAAGATCTTCATCTATGTCTTTTTGTCTTGTGCAGAGGCGGAATCTTGTGTAAACTTTGGAAGGCCATCATAGACCACAGGCGCAAGCCATTCTGAGGCCTTAAGTGGCGCCAACCACTCTGAGAAGCCAGCACACCTCAGTATTCTCCTCAATAcctcagtatttatttttagaacaagAATCTGTGTTTGCAGCTTTCCAACTTACCCTTTTTTCTTGGTCGGGTGCTGTGAtcgttttgaaaatgtcatttcgtCAAGTGCCACTATAGCGTTGACCCGCCTTATGGACATGACAGGCATGTTACAACAATGtgggaattttattttcaacctACAACAATTGTTCTTGTCTTCACGTGACGAAATGTTTACATATCTAGAGACTGACTGTTTGTAAATTAAGCCTCCGATACAAAAATACCACATGAAAAGATTTCAGATTTGCTTAGTTTTATTGTTTCACTGTGGGTGCTGCATCcattctatttgtttttttttattattatttaattgttttgcaaatgtaAAGGATGTCAAGGcatgccttttgtttttcttttattgagaCTAATTTAAATGGCATTTATTCACATTtcacaaacatgtaaatatgGAATAGCTAATATGTGAACATGCATAAATGTACTAAATATAACTTATAGTTTATCCATGCGGATTGGACCGTCGATACTTGCGTATAATTGTTGCATTTTCTAATGTGACAAATCATGGCGATACTAATTACAGCTAAATTACAGCTCactttttcttcagttttctttttttctttttcaccttGCTTGAGATGTTCTCATTCAATCTGCAGTTTATTAGAAGGAACTTGTGAAAGGAAAATTTAAAATCTGCATACTGCTGgcctttattttaaatttgtcaGAAACACTTGTGTCCATGttgtttcatatttaatgCAAGATGTGTTgtattgttaaaataaaacttttcatTATGTATACGTTTTGTGTAATGATGCATGTTGTCACCATGACAACGGCAGATTTCTAGCATCGTcacaatccccccccccccccccccccccgcttgtGAAATACAAGATTCAGGCACGACTGGATGTGATCGGTGGTGCGAACGCTTTTTCCTCCTCAGTCCGGCTCGTCATCGTCTGGGCTGTCCATCCTGATGTATCTCAGAAGAACTCAGGGAGTGGTCTTACATAAGTAAACAAGATGGCTGTGATGATGCAGCAGCATCACCGCTCACCAAGGTTCGCCTTCGCGATTTCATCCCTGCTCCTCCTGCTTCTGTGCATCTTGCAACCCATCCACACTCGCATGTCGGCTATATCGGActtaaaatccaaaatatcAGGAGTGGAGGAGCTTCTGGAGGAGTTTCGCAAGCAGCTCCAGCAGGATCAAACGTATCGGCCGAGCGAGGTGGCCGATTCCTGCGTGAGCGACTTCAGATCGGTCCGGGAGAGCATCATCCGGGCTAAGGCCTCCATCGAACAGGGGGCTACTTTCCTCATGGCGCCGGAGCGAGTGTACACCTGGAGGGACTGCGTGCATGCTTGCTGCGCGCAGCCTCACTGCACCGTCGCGGTGGTCCAGGAGGAGCCGACGCAGGCCGGGGACAGCCTCAATTGCTATTTATTCAATTGCACCTATAAGAGCCAAAATGTCTGCTCCTTCGCTCCGCAGCCCGGTTTCGCCTCGCATAGCCGCTTGGTGAACGTCACGCTACCTGATGATGCGCAAGGTGGGACACTCAGTGTTTTTGATCAAAGTAGTCCCACACTGTTCTAATTCTCAAAGTTTGTGAAAATGTTCTCTCGTTTttatgcaatttaaaaattcTGTTGTGGAGTTGAAGTATGGTAAAATGTCTGTTAGAAAATATGACCTTGATACGACCTATATAGTTCTCACAATCACATAATTTGAACATTCATTAACCGCTAACTCCAATCTCTAGATTATCCAGTGTGTTAATGATTGACGTTTTCAAGTTGCCCCGATCAACAACATGATCACGAgtcgtttgtgtttttgaaaaaatatatattggtTTGTATTCTGAAGGGAATAAaccaataaaatgtatattgcAATACAATACACCATGAATTGTTGGAACCTTctaaattatttgttttatgttgcAGAGGTTGACGAGCCCCCTCGCTGTGATGCAGGACAAGACGTTGTAATCCAGCTGCCCACCGACTGGGCTGTTTTGGACGGCCGCGACAGTGTGGACGACCGTGGGATCAATAGCTTTGACTGGATTCTCGTTAAGGGGGACCCAGCTATCACTATGAAGGTCAGTGACTCTGCAATTAACTGAATGGGATCTAAAAAAGCTTTAAAACCGAAGAATAAACACACAGTTTGCCTTTGCAGTGTGCAGAGACTCACTCGGCATCAGGTTACATTTGTTCGCTTCTGTTCAGTCAACAGAGAAGCTCCATAATGCATTGCAAAAGAGATAAAGAGTTTATTATATACACACCAGCCTTAAGAGGCAACCACTAGTAAACACATTAGGCTGAAAATACAAAGCCCAGAGAGTCATATGTGgatttgttgtgtgttttgcagaCGACTCATCCGGGACTTCTGAAGATCACTGGCCTGCAGGAAGGTGTCTACACGTTCCAGATGACTGTTACCGACACAGCGGGTCAAAAGACGTCTGACAATGTGTCTGTTACAGTGTTGGCACCTAAACGTCAAGCAGAAGGCAATGACTTCACTTACATTTAAAATTGATATTCAATTGTGaagttacatttattttgttggcaGTGTGTACCGGCCATTGCTCAAACTACCAGTTCAAATGCGATGACGGCTGCTGTATTGACATCACCTTTGCCTGTGATGGGAAGCAACATTGTCCAGATAGATCAGATGAAGACTTCTGCCCAAACTGTAAGAAAACACTCATATTTCTTTCCCCAAATGGAATTTTAGTGTGACTTTTTGATTCCTTGCTTAGTTGATACCAGCAGGAAGTCTGTGACCCACGCTGAAGGTCTGCCAATCCATCAGGTTCCAGTGACACACACTGTGGATAGTTTTGTTCTCCAGACTGGATCCAGGAAGACCAATGACAACAGTAGACCTCAGGAAAGGAGCAGGGTCACACCTCCACCCAGTCTGCAGCAGAATTCAAACAGTCAAGGTAGGTGACATGGTTTTAATAAAGAACACATCATGCAACTTATAATTATTACAAGAGCAGCAATGATGCAGGTCTTGTACTACAAATGATTAGATTGTCCATTGTTTCATGTTTATCCACACACAGAAGCAGATGGAGCCCATGTAGGCAGCCACTGTGTCATGGCACTGAACGCTTAAATGCTGGCAAAGCCACAATCCATTCTGCATTCCATGAGAAAACAGTTCTTTGCTTGCAGACTTGCTGGGCTTTGGAACAAAAGCGTCTCTGTCCCCTTCTGCCATCCGATCCCTGAATAAGgacataaagcaaaaaaaaaaaaaaagtcatttaccGTGTTTCTGTCTCTGTAGACCCATGTTCCACCGCTCCAGTTGTTGGACCTTGTAAAGGCACTTTTGCACGCTGGTACTATGACCATGAAGCAGGAGAATGTAAACACTTCCTCTATGGAGGTTGCCAGGGCAACCATAACAACTATCTCCAGGAATCAGACTGCGTCAGCGAATGTATACAGAAAAGtgagctttcattttttttgactaccgtattttccggactataaggcgcaccttcaatgaatggcccattttaaaactttgtccttatataaggcgcaccggactataaagcgcaccattaatgcatcatgtcagattttgaatccaaatcaaatcattctccattttatcttttttatttcaacttcagacgcaacaaattactttataatcacaaagtAATGATCCAtcgtctttttgattcatgattcgtagtcttcagcgggccacttatgattgatttcatgacacaatgcttcgggccagtttaaatttaggaatttggtccatatataaggcgcaccggactataaggcggcttttgagaaaatttgaggtttttaggtgcgccttatagtctggaaaatacagtacattgtGTTACTGATAATATGTTTGtcaatatgtttgtttttggcatTGTTGTTTAGGTCCAGGTTTTAAACCAGCTACCGTGGCTCCTCCTATCACCAAGCAGACTGAAATAGGTACGATGGGGTGTTTCTGATTTTTGGAATCTCTTTTATGAGGcagttgtcattttaatttgttattgTACTTTTTTGAAGCTGCTCCTAAGGTCTCACAGAGCCAAGAGAGTGACATCCCATTTTCCAAACAGTTTCCAGGAAAGGGAGGCCATCCGGTCCCTGAATCAGGTCAGAACCAGGTCCGATGTGTTTCATGTTTATCTCTAACTTGCATCCCCACCTGCTTCTCTCCTCTACCAGGCGCCAT
The Syngnathus acus chromosome 24, fSynAcu1.2, whole genome shotgun sequence genome window above contains:
- the lrp11 gene encoding low-density lipoprotein receptor-related protein 11, yielding MAVMMQQHHRSPRFAFAISSLLLLLLCILQPIHTRMSAISDLKSKISGVEELLEEFRKQLQQDQTYRPSEVADSCVSDFRSVRESIIRAKASIEQGATFLMAPERVYTWRDCVHACCAQPHCTVAVVQEEPTQAGDSLNCYLFNCTYKSQNVCSFAPQPGFASHSRLVNVTLPDDAQEVDEPPRCDAGQDVVIQLPTDWAVLDGRDSVDDRGINSFDWILVKGDPAITMKTTHPGLLKITGLQEGVYTFQMTVTDTAGQKTSDNVSVTVLAPKRQAEVCTGHCSNYQFKCDDGCCIDITFACDGKQHCPDRSDEDFCPNFDTSRKSVTHAEGLPIHQVPVTHTVDSFVLQTGSRKTNDNSRPQERSRVTPPPSLQQNSNSQDPCSTAPVVGPCKGTFARWYYDHEAGECKHFLYGGCQGNHNNYLQESDCVSECIQKSPGFKPATVAPPITKQTEIAAPKVSQSQESDIPFSKQFPGKGGHPVPESGAILPLTLGIIITALLLLMIACRLRLVRHKLKKARPLTTEESDYLINGMYL